From Erigeron canadensis isolate Cc75 chromosome 8, C_canadensis_v1, whole genome shotgun sequence, one genomic window encodes:
- the LOC122579226 gene encoding uncharacterized protein LOC122579226: MARKGNHQKNGLDGSPSTHKKGGIQSGSAMPHKKGKGSVNNVKVVKEELFSDTQQSVPVTEPVHKFDHIKDEKKRTNKSGKHNKVDIRGTSTAEQSEPRDGTSEDCSNNMSTTGSSRLEEEKWASANGTSGFKNRKRRSAPSLNGFDEDGLPEIVELPETLVVRYLKTFVSSVSQASTEWLHKHKPLFDIVVTNILRSRDYVKMKIKRAYPIVLKWLIQFTSILLVLFMVWLDCSLRGIDSIIRMGTTSVFTVIWCSIFSVVAMMGILKFITVGAIVALVALFVGFTIGLLLLAISGIVFLWMYGSFWTTLIVFSLSGATFIFSRERVALLIMTVYSVYSAWTLTGWLGIIVTLNLSFFSSDALIYFLKNNMSEHRRSNSVPEQTAGMQGGTGVFNGEEARASSTDGGTNPQADRGSGVPSTSGSDAELTSEEEVVRLLNSADHYSALGLSRFQEIDITFLKREYRKKAMLVHPDKNMGNEKAAEAFKKLQNAYEVLLDTSKQKTYDDELRREDLLNYFRRFQDATPKNKRHGFFGSTFGGTEVHVDDPSGESRRIACQNCGSFHMWFYTKKTKSRARSCQDCKDFHPAKDGDGWVEQSSQPLLFGMFQKVDLPRAYVCADSKIYDATEWYMCQGMRCPANTHKPSFHVNTTVMSKHTNGKGPSSSHRGGGMPNMDETMTEEEFMEWLQNAVQSGMFENFAANGGSDIPSNSSKSGSSSNSGSAGGSNGNKKKKKGKKW, from the exons ATGGCCCGGAAAGGGAACCATCAGAAGAATGGTTTGGATGGAAGCCCATCAACTCACAAGAAAGGAGGTATCCAATCGGGGTCAGCAATGCCGCATAAAAAGGGAAAAGGAAGTGTAAACAATGTGAAGGTCGTGAAGGAAGAACTTTTTAGTGATACGCAACAAAGCGTACCTGTGACGGAGCCCGTTCACAAATTCGATCATATTAAAGATGAGAAGAAAAGAACAAACAAATCTGGAAAACATAATAAAGTGGATATTCGAGGTACATCTACTGCAGAGCAGTCAGAACCTCGTGACGGTACTTCTGAAGATTGCAGTAATAATATGTCAACAACTGGAAGTTCTAGATTGGAAGAGGAGAAGTGGGCATCAGCTAATGGTACATCTGGATTTAAGAATCGAAAACGTAGGTCTGCCCCCTCTTTAAATGGATTTGATGAGGATGGCCTACCTGAAATTGTAGAGCTTCCGGAAACCTTGGTTGTTAGGTACTTGAAAACATTTGTGTCATCTGTCTCGCAGGCCTCAACTGAATGGTTGCACAAACACAAGCCGTTGTTTGATATTGTAGTAACCAACATATTGAGATCTCGTGATTAtgttaaaatgaaaatcaagCGTGCTTACCCGATTGTCTTGAAATGGCTTATACAATTCACCAGCATATTGCTTGTCCTTTTTATGGTTTGGCTAGATTGCTCCCTTAGAGGTATAGACTCTATTATACGCATGGGGACAACATCAGTTTTCACAGTTATTTGGTGCAGCATCTTTTCGGTAGTTGCAATGATGGGAATACTTAAGTTTATTACTGTTGGG GCCATAGTTGCTTTGGTAGCACTTTTTGTAGGGTTCACCATTGGTCTTTTGTTGCTTGCTATCTCTGGAATTGTTTTCTTGTGGATGTATGGAAGCTTTTGGACAACTTTAATTGTCTTCTCCCTCAGTG GAGCGACATTCATATTTAGCCGTGAGCGCGTGGCACTGCTAATCATGACTGTGTATTCTGTATATTCTGCATGGACACTGACTGGCTGGCTTGGCATTATTGTAACTctgaatttatcatttttctcaaGTGACGCTCTTATATACTTTTTGAAGAATAACATGAGTGAGCATAGAAGATCCAATAGTGTCCCTGAGCAAACAGCTGGGATGCAAGGTGGAACAGGTGTGTTCAATGGTGAGGAAGCGCGTGCTTCATCCACTGATGGTGGGACCAATCCACAAGCTGACCGTGGCTCTGGGGTACCTTCAACAAGTGGGTCTGATGCTGAATTAACATCGGAAGAAGAAGTTGTTCGGTTGTTAAACTCAGCTGATCACTATTCAGCATTGGGTTTATCTAGATTCCAAGAAatagatatcacttttctcaagAGGGAATACAGAAAAAAG GCAATGCTGGTCCATCCTGATAAAAATATGGGTAATGAAAAAGCGGCAGAGGCTTTTAAGAAACTCCAAAACGCATACGAG gTTTTGTTAGATACTTCTAAGCAAAAAAcatatgatgatgaattgagaAGGGAAGATCTATTAAATTATTTCCGAAGATTTCAAGATGCTACTCCAAAG AACAAACGACATGGATTTTTTGGATCTACATTTGGAGGCACGGAGGTTCACGTGGATGATCCCTCAGGAGAGTCTAGGCGAATTGCATGCCAAAACTGTGGCAGTTTTCACATGTGGTTTTACACCAAAAAGACAAAATCTAGAGCCAGATCGTGCCAG GACTGTAAAGACTTTCATCCAGCCAAAGATGGGGACGGGTGGGTTGAACAATCATCCCAACCGCTTCTTTTTGGAATGTTTCAGAAG GTAGATCTCCCACGGGCATATGTTTGTGCAGATAGCAAGATATATGATGCTACAGAATGGTATATGTGCCAG GGAATGAGATGTCCAGCAAACACTCATAAACCAAGCTTTCATGTAAACACGACTGTAATGTCAAAGCACACTAACGGGAAGGGACCAAGCTCAAGTCATAGAGGTGGCGGGATGCCAAATATGGACGAAACTATGACTGAAGAGGAATTCATGGAGTGGTTACAAAACGCGGTTCAATCAGGCATGTTTGAAAATTTTGCAGCCAATGGTGGCTCAGATATCCCTTCGAATAGCTCCAAGAGTGGGAGCTCTAGTAACAGTGGCAGCGCTGGTGGAAGCAATggcaataaaaaaaagaagaaaggtaAGAAATGGTGA
- the LOC122579151 gene encoding 30S ribosomal protein S6-like produces METLSSSCCSSSTIRLSGHKLNSFSRNGFTLFLPFSSQSLCFNLSKKPSSSMVIMASKKNNNNNEKKKEDRHSFVAKPDETTGVFPESVLLKQKVVQEDGQLLPEFADADEQELYEALNLMLESDLDAEQNRHYEVVYLIHENFEEEVEKVNLKIQEFLSEKKGRVHRFSDWGLRRLAYKIQKAKNAHYILMNFEIEAKWINDFKSMLDKDERIIRHLVMKQDEAITEECTPPPEFHTLRADMDDNDDDDEYDDDDESDEIVDNGDDPGIIYVDADEDQDNDKDRKPEDLKIGGRKKLEKVRKF; encoded by the exons ATGGAGACTCTATCTTCTTCATGTTGTTCTTCTTCTACAATCAGACTTAGTGGGCacaaattaaattcattttcaaGAAATgggtttactttatttttaccattttcTTCACAAAGTTTGTGCTTTAACCTCAGTAAAAAACCATCATCATCAATGGTAATCATGGCttccaagaaaaataataataataatgaaaaaaagaaagaagatagACATAGTTTTGTGGCAAAACCAGATGAAACTACTGGTGTTTTCCCTGAATCAGTTTTACTCAAACAG AAAGTAGTTCAAGAAGATGGTCAACTTCTTCCTGAGTTTGCAGATGCTGATGAGC AGGAACTCTATGAAGCTCTAAATCTAATGCTGGAAAGCGATTTGGATGCTGAACAGA ATCGTCACTATGAAGTGGTCTATTTGATCCATGAGAACTTCGAAGAAGAAGTTGAGAAAGTAAATCTTAAAATTCAAG AGTTTCTAAGCGAGAAAAAGGGCCGAGTCCACAGATTCAGTGATTGGGGGCTTCGAAGGCTGGcttacaaaatacaaaaagcaaaaaatgcACATTATATTTTGATGAACTTTGAGATTGAAGCAAAATGGATAAATGATTTCAAGAGTATGCTAGACAAAGATGAGAGAATTATTCGACACCTAGTTATGAAACAGGACGAGGCCATCACTGAAGAGTGCACCCCTCCTCCTGAGTTCCACACACTTCGTGCAGACATGGatgacaatgatgatgatgatgagtatgatgatgacgatgagaGTGATGAAATTGTTGACAATGGTGATGATCCTGGTATCATTTACGTCGATGCAGATGAGGATCAAGATAACGATAAAGATCGTAAACCTGAGGATTTAAAGATTGGCGGAAGAAAAAAATTGGAAAAGGTTCGCAAATTTTGA